From the genome of Bifidobacterium asteroides, one region includes:
- a CDS encoding energy-coupling factor transporter ATPase, translating into MDQSPVPDSADSKATVARLSQVSFSYDGGRTWALDHLSMEVRAGEHLCILGANGSGKSTLGSILSGATAPDHGQVELMGRSVCSDTPGQGRHIDTEAYRQARRSIGMVFQNPEDQIVTTVAQDDVAFGPENLGMPRQKMLSCVPAALKQVDLQTRMNDNPTRMSGGQQQRLALAGSLAMNPNMMVLDEPGAMLDAAGRQEIQSILRRLTAQGTAVVHITHLLEQARHADRVLVLDHGHILASGNPVRILDGQNLPVLAREDAQQAGSEPDRNRSSQSATIHADTKSTVGDRADTMVKLSGVSYSFPDADGQALSHVSLELAAGQTLAIIGRNGSGKSTLARLICALATPDSGSIQVAGLPLAGPDRPKARHLRRQNLKLLRQRVGYVMQYPEHQLFADSVAQDIAYGPHNLGYGPEQVQHRVDEVMKLLGISDLADRSPFDLSGGQRRLVAIAGVVACSPQLLVLDEATASLDPQACARIMTLLRVLHRRGVTIVMSTHADREALGLADQTLLLEHGETLAYGPAAEVVKRYHQLLATEAAEKETNRTQTDQKPLSLLARLDPRAKLATFLLAMFTAFAISTPRQLVLALVVTVGLFAAARAPLRSIMNSVKGFLALMLLLALFNLLVTQTGRKLAAWGPFVLTTGGIWVAVLYACRFMLIIFLGALLVETTTPTQMTDACESLLSPLSKLGIHTNEIALVLSLALRFIPTLGREVQAIVEAQAARGGSIESGSLSQRLHAAIAITVPVFAGALRHADNLSRALDARCYEGSRQERTHYRLLRLGRMDILFIALMSLYLLALLLHPLF; encoded by the coding sequence ATGGACCAATCCCCAGTCCCGGATTCAGCGGATTCGAAGGCGACCGTCGCCCGGCTCAGCCAGGTCTCTTTCTCCTATGACGGAGGCCGGACCTGGGCCTTGGACCACCTGTCCATGGAAGTGCGTGCAGGCGAACATCTGTGCATCCTGGGAGCAAATGGTTCCGGCAAATCCACTCTGGGAAGCATCCTCTCGGGTGCGACGGCACCTGACCACGGCCAGGTCGAGCTTATGGGCCGATCCGTCTGCTCCGATACGCCGGGTCAGGGCCGACATATCGATACTGAGGCCTACCGACAGGCACGGCGGAGCATCGGCATGGTCTTTCAGAACCCTGAAGACCAGATCGTAACCACCGTTGCCCAGGACGATGTGGCTTTTGGACCCGAAAATCTGGGCATGCCCCGCCAAAAGATGCTTTCCTGTGTCCCAGCGGCCCTGAAGCAGGTAGATCTGCAGACGCGGATGAATGATAATCCCACCCGCATGTCTGGCGGGCAGCAGCAACGACTGGCCCTGGCCGGCAGCCTGGCCATGAATCCAAACATGATGGTGCTGGACGAACCTGGCGCCATGCTCGACGCGGCCGGTCGACAGGAGATCCAATCAATTCTGCGTCGGCTGACGGCCCAGGGCACAGCTGTCGTCCACATCACCCACCTGCTCGAGCAGGCCAGGCATGCTGATCGGGTCCTCGTGCTTGACCATGGGCACATCCTGGCTTCAGGAAACCCGGTCCGGATTCTGGACGGACAAAACCTGCCTGTCCTTGCCCGCGAAGATGCCCAGCAGGCAGGCAGCGAACCGGATCGGAATAGATCAAGCCAGAGCGCGACGATACATGCGGATACGAAATCTACGGTCGGCGATCGGGCTGATACTATGGTCAAACTCTCGGGCGTCTCCTACAGCTTTCCCGATGCCGACGGCCAAGCGCTCAGCCATGTGAGTCTGGAGTTGGCGGCAGGACAGACCCTGGCCATCATCGGGCGTAACGGATCCGGCAAGTCCACACTGGCCAGGCTCATCTGCGCCCTGGCCACTCCCGACAGCGGGTCCATCCAGGTGGCCGGCCTGCCCCTGGCCGGACCCGACCGGCCCAAGGCCAGGCATCTGCGGCGCCAGAATCTGAAGCTGCTGCGCCAACGGGTCGGCTATGTCATGCAATACCCCGAACATCAGCTTTTTGCGGATTCTGTTGCCCAGGACATCGCCTATGGTCCACACAACCTGGGCTACGGGCCCGAACAGGTGCAGCATCGGGTGGATGAAGTCATGAAGCTCTTGGGCATCAGTGATCTGGCCGACCGCTCCCCCTTCGACCTCTCGGGGGGCCAGCGGCGCCTGGTGGCCATCGCCGGAGTCGTGGCCTGCAGCCCGCAACTGCTGGTTTTGGACGAGGCCACTGCCAGTCTCGACCCCCAGGCCTGCGCACGCATCATGACACTGCTTCGAGTGCTCCATCGGCGCGGTGTCACCATCGTCATGAGCACGCACGCCGATCGTGAGGCCCTGGGCCTGGCCGACCAGACCCTGCTCCTGGAGCATGGAGAAACACTGGCCTATGGGCCTGCTGCTGAAGTCGTGAAGCGCTACCATCAACTGCTGGCAACAGAAGCAGCGGAGAAGGAAACCAATCGCACTCAGACCGACCAGAAACCCCTGTCCTTGCTGGCAAGACTTGACCCGCGAGCCAAGCTGGCAACCTTCCTCCTAGCCATGTTCACCGCCTTCGCTATCTCCACGCCAAGGCAGCTTGTTCTGGCGCTGGTGGTCACTGTGGGTCTCTTTGCCGCCGCCCGGGCCCCACTGCGTTCCATCATGAACTCGGTCAAAGGCTTTCTGGCCCTCATGCTTCTGCTGGCCCTGTTCAATCTTTTGGTCACGCAAACCGGCCGGAAATTGGCTGCCTGGGGCCCATTCGTGCTGACCACTGGCGGCATCTGGGTGGCCGTACTCTATGCCTGCCGCTTTATGCTGATTATCTTTCTGGGAGCGCTCCTAGTGGAGACCACCACGCCGACGCAGATGACCGATGCCTGTGAATCCCTGCTGAGCCCACTGTCAAAGCTGGGCATACACACCAATGAGATTGCTCTGGTCCTTTCATTGGCCCTGCGTTTCATCCCCACCTTGGGACGTGAAGTTCAGGCCATCGTTGAGGCCCAGGCCGCCCGCGGCGGATCCATCGAGTCCGGCTCGCTCTCGCAACGCCTGCATGCAGCCATAGCCATCACAGTCCCCGTCTTCGCCGGAGCCCTGCGCCACGCTGATAACCTGAGCCGGGCATTGGACGCCCGGTGCTATGAGGGCAGCCGTCAAGAACGCACCCACTACCGATTGCTGCGACTGGGCAGGATGGACATCCTGTTCATCGCTCTCATGTCCCTCTACCTTCTGGCCCTGCTGCTACATCCCCTGTTCTGA